Proteins from a single region of Pyrus communis chromosome 6, drPyrComm1.1, whole genome shotgun sequence:
- the LOC137738263 gene encoding anaphase-promoting complex subunit 7-like has protein sequence MEVPKDQIATLMEHGLYNSAQMLGCFLVSSPAANAEINPHVKAESLVLVGDSLYREGEFRRAIHMYKQALQLCKMISKTNAPATRSSLSSTRSSSPNLFNISGINENEVKFKIASSHFALGENGTALSEMDNIPSKFRNLQMNLLMGKLYRFSRQNRSAVSCFKECLRHCPYVMEAIVALAELGVAAKDIISLIPQTPNRSGRAPFDHFDSSCWLHRYVEAQCCVALNDYRGGLELFMDLLQCFPNNLHLLLEVAKVEAIIGKNDEAILNFEKARSIDPCVVTYMDEYAMLLKTKSDFPKLNKLVHDLLIADSTRPEVFVALSVLWERKDERGSLSYVDKSIRIDERHIPGYIMKGNLLLSMKRAEAAVVAFRAAQELRPDIRSYQGLVHSYLVLSKIKEALYASREAMKAMPQSAKALKLVGDVHASNPGGREKAKKFYESALRLEPGYLGAALALAELHVNEGRNGDAVSLLERYLKDWADDSLHVKLAQVFAATNMLQEALSHYQAALRINHQNEAAKKGLERLEKQMKGVDPDAPEEDDEENEIGDADADQEETELL, from the exons ATGGAGGTCCCCAAGGATCAAATCGCCACTCTCATGGAGCACGGCCTCTACAACTCAGCTCAAATGCTC GGTTGTTTTCTTGTTTCGTCTCCGGCCGCTAATGCCGAAATCAATCCGCACGTTAAAGCTGAAAGCTTG GTGCTTGTTGGTGATTCGTTGTATCGCGAAGGGGAGTTTCGCAGAGCAATT CATATGTATAAGCAAGCGTTGCAGCTTTGCAAGATGATTTCCAAGACAAATGCACCAGCTACTAGAAGCTCGTTGTCGTCAACTAGGTCGTCTTCTCCAAATTTGTTTAATATTTCAGGAATTAATGAGAATGAG GTGAAGTTCAAAATTGCATCCAGTCACTTTGCGCTCGGTGAGAATGGAACAGCCCTTTCCGAG ATGGACAACATCCCAAGCAAATTCAGAAACTTGCAGATGAATCTCTTGATGGGAAAGCTGTATCGGTTTTCTAGACAGAATCGTTCTgctgtttcttgtttcaaagaATGTCTAAG GCACTGCCCTTATGTCATGGAGGCTATTGTAGCTTTAGCAGAATTAGGAGTTGCTGCCAAAGACATTATTTCCTTGATTCCTCAG ACTCCAAATAGAAGTGGGAGGGCTCCATTTGATCATTTTGACTCAAGCTGTTGGCTGCAT CGCTATGTTGAGGCTCAGTGTTGCGTTGCTTTGAATGATTACAGAG GTGGTCTGGAACTCTTTATGGATCTTTTACAATGTTTTCCTAATAATTTACACCTCTTACTTGAAGTTGCAAAG GTTGAAGCTATTATTGGGAAAAACGATGAGGCTATATTGAATTTTGAAAAG GCTCGATCAATTGATCCATGTGTTGTAACATATATGGATGAGTATGCAATGCTTCTGAAGACAAAGTCTGACTTTCCGAAGCTCAATAAATTAGTGCATGATTTGCTTATTGCTGATTCTACAAGGCCAGAAGTATTTGTGGCCTTATCTGTACTTTGGgaaaggaaagatgagagaggaTCTTTATCCTATGTTGATAAG AGTATACGAATCGATGAGAGGCACATCCCTGGTTATATAATGAAG GGTAACCTGTTGTTATCAATGAAGCGAGCAGAAGCAGCTGTAGTTGCCTTCAGGGCAGCTCAAGAGTTGAGACCTGATATTCGTTCATATCAAG GTTTGGTTCATTCATATTTAGTTCTCTCTAAAATTAAAGAGGCTTTATATGCTTCCAGGGAGGCTATGAAGGCTATGCCTCAATCTGCGAAGGCTTTAAAATTGGTCGGGGATGTACATGCGAGTAACCCTGGTGGTAGGGAGAAG GCAAAAAAGTTCTATGAGTCAGCCCTTAGGCTGGAACCTGGTTACCTTGGAGCTGCATTAGCTCTAGCTGAGCTCCATGTTAATGAAGGCCGCAATGGGGATGCTGTGTCACTGCTAGAGCGATATCTGAAGGACTGGGCAGATGACTCTCTGCATGTGAAACTTGCTCAAGTATTTGCTGCAACAAATATGCTCCAAGAGGCGTTGTCGCATTATCAAGCTGCATTGAG GATAAACCACCAGAATGAAGCTGCGAAAAAAGGTTTAGAGCGCCTAGAGAAACAGATGAAG GGGGTGGATCCAGATGCAcctgaagaagatgatgaagaaaatgagatCGGTGATGCTGATGCAGACCAAGAAGAGACTGAGCTTCTTTGA